In Aspergillus fumigatus Af293 chromosome 2, whole genome shotgun sequence, a genomic segment contains:
- the atrR gene encoding transcription factor atrR gives MDGIGDGTESMGFDMPMLMNQQPHLFGSYGHDGSPVAPIFSNPTFQDEPSIGAADDNSDAKRRRIARACDMCRKKKIKCDGKMPKCSHCTNYKTDCVFTQVEKKRNPPKGAKYIEGLENRLGRMESLLRLSGLLSEDDGGKTDLGTLEKRLADRYHASGSNTPHNPQKINIPSQSQIAMSQQNSSSHYSTPRLESQSSPRTAATSPESQKESETEVEGLSDMMCSLVTNNCGETRYIGSSSGFSIFSPKGIQWVNEKTGDNSFQEMISSAYVDDNKWMYWKPEIFSDIFARRVFKPLPPKDEAMSLFKDFFDNFNCMFPLYHEPTFMHLVERQYSRDPYEGSGWWASINVVLAIAHRLRVMSNLVPQEEDRKAWLYLKNAMGVLTELTMRNTDLLSVQALLGMSLFLQGTPNPQPSFFLVAAAIRLSHSIGLHKRGSGFGLNPVEVEQRKRVFWIAYLLDKDICLRSGRPPVQDDDDMNVELPSDDPPDNIGNVPLSDGRSKFNLFRSMCRFATIESKVYKRLYSAKASKQSDGELLNTIGELDKELEDWKDSIPLDFRPEHEIKASHTPLILHVVVLHFAYYNCLTTIHRMSVHHGYWTSRLSNYAIQGLNARPLNPRVFLSAVLCVTAARASINLIKYIPQGDFACVWLILYYPVSALVTLFANILQNPSDARARSDVKLMNVVVNFLSTLVSDESNGSIKRMLGLCGEFERIAKVVLDKAEKESYSKKKRKSPEEPVNLQQSTPEEHPAPSPSTTQPTQAPSRNVPMSSPLFAENPGDPGGNTMADDAGGFASSREIPGTTGVSTNIPPNIQAMPGIAQDYQDMLSPDPLEGVSFADQPPYSATANTPLSSFQQPFVPQDLWQMPMTIEWDWADMSTNFPVFDTNGPPHGGL, from the exons ATGGACGGTATAGGGGATGGAACCGAGAGCATGGGTTTCGATATGCCCATGCTAATGAATCAGCAACCCCATTTGTTCGGGTCATATGGACATGATGGCTCTCCCGTCGCTCCTATTTTCTCCAATCCCACCTTTCAGGATGAACCTTCCATCGGCGCGGCGGACGATAACAGTGACGCGAAACGCAGAAGGATCGCGAGG GCCTGCGACATGtgtcggaagaagaagatcaaatgTGACGGGAAGATGCCCAAATGCTCGCATTGTACCAACTACAAGACGGATTGTGTGTTCACCCAGGTTGAGAAAAAGCGGAATCCTCCTAAAGG TGCCAAGTATATCGAGGGCCTCGAAAACCGATTAGGGAGGATGGAGTCTTTACTGCGTCTTTCTGGTCTCTTGTCAGAAGACGATGGAGGAAAAACAGACCTTGGAACGCTGGAGAAGCGTCTTGCTGACCGGTATCATGCAAGCGGCTCGAATACTCCGCATAATCCGCAGAAGATCAACATCCCCAGCCAGAGTCAGATCGCTATGTCACAGCAAAATAGCTCATCGCACTATTCAACCCCACGCTTAGAGTCTCAATCAAGCCCACGGACAGCTGCTACGTCCCCGGAATCGCAAAAAGAATCAGAGACGGAGGTTGAAGGCCTATCAGACATGATGTGTTCCCTCGTAACAAACAATTGTGGGGAAACGCGATACATCG GTTCGTCATCAGGCTTTTCGATCTTCTCTCCCAAAGGCATCCAATGGGTAAATGAGAAAACGGGCGACAACTCATTCCAAGAAATGATTTCGTCGGCATATGTAGATGATAACAAATGGATGTACTGGAAGCCTGAAATTTTTAGCGATATATTTGCTCGCCGCGTGTTCAAGCCGTTGCCACCGAAGGATGAAGCTATGTCGCTTTTCAAAGACTTCTTCGACAACTTCAACTGCATGTTTCCGCTCTACCACGAGCCGACTTTCATGCACCTGGTTGAACGACAATATTCCCGAGATCCTTATGAAGGTTCGGGCTGGTGGGCCAGCATCAACGTTGTGCTAGCCATTGCTCACAGATTACGAGTTATGAGCAATCTGGTCCCACAAGAAGAGGACAGGAAAGCCTGGCTGTATTTGAAAAATGCCATGGGAGTGCTGACGGAACTGACCATGCGGAATACAGATCTTCTCAGTGTTCAAGCGCTGCTTGGAATG TCTCTTTTTCTACAGGGAACTCCAAACCCCCAGCCGTCCTTCTTCTTAGTTGCGGCGGCAATCAGACTTTCTCACAGTATTGGCCTCCATAAGAGAGGTTCTGGCTTCGGTCTGAACCCAGTGGAAGTTGAACAGCGAAAGAGAGTTTTCTGGATAGCCTATCTTCTTGACAAGGA CATCTGTCTCCGTTCCGGGCGTCCGCCGGTAcaagacgatgacgacaTGAATGTGGAATTACCAAGCGACGATCCACCCGACAACATCGGCAATGTCCCATTATCTGACGGTAGAAGCAAGTTTAACCTGTTCCGATCCATGTGTCGCTTCGCTACTATTGAAAGCAAGGTGTACAAACGGCTTTATTCCGCAAAGGCGTCAAAACAGTCTGATGGAGAGCTTCTGAATACCATCGGAGAACTCGACAAGGAACTTGAAGACTGGAAGGACAGTATCCCACTGGATTTTCGGCCAGAACATGAAATCAAGGCTTCGCACACACCTCTCATTCTCCATGTTGTTGTCCTACATTTCGCCTACTATAACTGTTTAACCACCATTCACCGTATGTCTGTGCATCACGGTTATTGGACAAGCCGTCTCTCCAATTACGCCATCCAGGGCCTGAATGCCAGGCCCTTGAATCCTAGGGTCTTCTTATCGGCGGTACTCTGTGTGACTGCAGCCAGGGCGTCTATTAACCTAATCAAATACATTCCACAGGGTGATTTCGCCTGTGTCTG GTTGATACTATACTATCCCGTGTCAGCTCTTGTCACACTCTTTGCCAATATTCTCCAGAATCCCAGTGATGCTCGCGCTCGGTCAGATGTCAAGTTGATGAATGTAGTGGTCAATTTCCTGTCGACCTTGGTCTCGGATGAGTCGAACGGCAGCATCAAGCGAATGCTTGGTCTATGCGGAGAATTCGAGAGGATTGCGAAGGTGGTACTTGATAAAGCTGAGAAGGAGTCATATTCGAAAAAGAAGCGCAAATCACCCGAGGAACCGGTCAACCTACAGCAAAGTACCCCCGAAGAGCATCCCGCACCCTCCCCCTCGACAACGCAGCCCACTCAGGCGCCGTCAAGAAATGTCCCAATGTCGTCGCCTTTGTTCGCTGAAAATCCAGGTGATCCCGGCGGTAATACTATGGCCGACGATGCAGGAGGCTTTGCCTCCAGTCGTGAAATCCCTGGGACGACTGGTGTCTCAACCAATATCCCTCCAAACATACAGGCTATGCCCGGTATTGCACAGGATTACCAGGACATGTTGAGTCCCGATCCGCTGGAAGGTGTCAGTTTTGCCGATCAACCACCATATTCGGCTACCGCAAATACCCCTTTGTCATCCTTTCAACAGCCCTTCGTCCCTCAAGATTTGTGGCAGATGCCGATGACCATCGAATGGGACTGGGCAGACATGTCAACAAATTTCCCGGTCTTCGACACCAATGGTCCACCCCACGGTGGATTGTGA
- the pam18 gene encoding putative mitochondrial DnaJ chaperone (Tim14) — protein sequence MASTFAIGLGVATAAFLGRAGYVALRRYQGGINAMGKAFYKGGFEPRMTRREAALILELPERTLNKEKVRKKHRQLMLLNHPDRGGSPYLATKINEAKEFLDKHI from the exons ATGGCTTCGACTTTCGCTATCGGCCTGGGTGTCGCTACAGCGGCCTTTCTG GGTCGCGCTGGTTACGTTGCTCTTCGTCGCTACCAGGGAGGTATAAATGCTATGGGAAAGGCATTTTACAAGGG AGGATTTGAGCCACGCATGACCCGTCGTGAAGCAGCCCTGATCCTGGAACTTCC CGAGCGGACtctgaacaaggagaaggtcCGCAAGAAGCACCGCCAACTGATGCTGCTGAACCACCCTGATCGTGGTGGAAGCCCTTATCTCGCAACCAAGATCAACGAAGCGAAGGAATTTTTGGACAAGCACATATGA
- a CDS encoding ribosomal eL24 family protein, with protein sequence MRVETCHFCSRPVYPSKGITFVRNDAKSFRFCRSKCHANFKMKRQPRKLKWTKTHRAARGKEMIVDSSLVLSQFAKKRNIPVKYDRNLVAATIKAMERVEEIRARRERAFTKRRLGGKLARERKREEDRRVVAEGEHLIRKELREREEGQPLDVSKISSRVVGEEKLRQKKKTRLLVDGGVEEEMDLD encoded by the exons ATGAGAGTAGAAACTTGTCATTTTTGCTCCAG GCCCGTATACCCGAGCAAGGGCATCACATTCGTCCGCAACGATGCGAAATCTTTCCGATTCT GTCGGAGCAAGTGTCATGCAAATTTCAAGATGAAGCGTCAACCCCGAAAGCTGAAGTGGACCAAGACTCACCGTGCCGCCCGCGGAAAGGAAATGATTGTCGACTCGTCCTTGGTGCTGTCTCAGTTCgccaagaagaggaatatccCCGTCAAATACGACAGAAACTTGGTTGCTGCTaccatcaaggccatggagAGAGTGGAAGAGATCAGAGCCCGCAGAGAGCGTGCTTTCACAAAACGCAGGCTGGGCGGCAAGCTGGCCCGCGAGCGCAAGCGCGAGGAAGACCGCAGGGTCGTTGCGGAGGGCGAGCACCTCATCCGCAAGGAACTGcgggagagagaagagggccagcctttggatgTCAGCAAGATATCAAGCAGAGTGGTCGGCGAGGAGAAGCTcagacagaagaagaagacaagattgttggtggatggaggtgtcgaggaggaaatggacCTCGACTAG